CGCCGGCCGACACCCGGCTCAACCCGAAGTACACCTTCGACACCTTCGTCATCGGGGCCAGCAACCGCTTCGCCCACGCCGCCGCGGTCGCCGTGGCCGAGGCGCCGGCGAAGGCGTACAACCCGCTCTTCGTCTACGGCGAGTCGGGCCTCGGCAAGACGCACCTGCTGCACGCGATCGGGCACTACGCCCGCTCGATGTTCCCGAACGTGCGGGTGCGCTACGTGAACTCCGAGGAGTTCACCAACGACTTCATCAACAGCATCCGCGACGACAAGGCCAGCGCGTTCCAGGCGCGCTACCGCAACGTCGACGTGCTGCTCATCGACGACATCCAGTTCCTCCAGGGCAAGCTGCAGACCCAGGAGGAGTTCTTCCACACCTTCAACACGCTGCACAACGCGAACAAGCAGATCGTCATCACGAGCGACCTGCCGCCGAAGGAGCTCTCGGGCTTCGAGGACCGCATGCGCACTCGCTTCGAGTCGGGCCTGCTCACCGACGTGCAGCCGCCCGACCTCGAGACCCGCATCGCGATCCTGCGCAAGAAGGCGATCCAGGACCGCATGTCGGTGCCCGACGACGTCCTCGAGTACATCGCGACGAACTTCAGCACCAACATCCGCGAGCTCGAGGGCGCGCTCATCCGGGTCACCGCGTTCAGCAACCTCAACCGCCAGCCGGTCGACCTGCCGCTCGCCGAGATCGTCCTCAAGGACGTCCTGCCCAACGAGACGCCCAACCAGGTGACGGCGGCGACGATCATGGCCGTGTCGGCCGCCTACTACGCCGTGACGATGGAGGACCTCTGCGGCTCCTCCCGCTCGCGCCAGCTCGTCACGGCGCGCCAGATCGCGATGTACCTGTGCCGCGAGATGACCGACCTGTCGCTGCCGAAGATCGGTCAGCTCTTCGGCGGCCGCGACCACACGACGGTCATGCACGCGAACAAGAAGATCCGCGAGCTCATGAGCGAGAAGCGCGCCATCTACTCGCAGGTGACCGAGCTGACGAACCGGATCCGCCAGCAGTCGCACTGACCTCCCGCGCTCGGCACGACGTGCGGATGCCGGGTGGCCGGCGAGGGGCGGACGCCCCGTACCGTGGGGGTGTGAGCATCGTCGACGTCACCGTGAGCGAGAGCCCGATCCGGCTCGGGCAGTTCCTCAAGCTGGCCGGGCTCGCGGAGCACGGCGGCCACGCCAAGGCGCTGCTCGAGGCGGGCGAGGTGCGCGTCAACGGCGAGATCGAGGCGCGCCGCGGCCGGCAGCTGCAGCCCGGTGACGTCGTCGACGTCGGTGGCCAGCAGGCGCGACCCGTCGCCTGACGCGGGAGAGACGGCCGAGCCGGCCGAGCCGGCGTCAGGCGCCCGACGCCGCCCGCTCCCTGCCGACGAGCGCCTCCGGCCCGACCCGGTCGGCGATCGTCTCGGTGAGCACCTGCTCCCACGGGGTCGCGGTGAACCCGAAGACCCGCTCCGCCTCCGACGCGTCGAGCACGAACGGGCGCTCGAACTGGTGCCGGGTCTCACGCACCTCGCGGAAGAAGGGGATGACGAGCCCGAGCGCCGTCCCCACCGGTCGCGGCAGCCGAAGCACCCGACGCGGCCGGTGACCCGTGAGCCGGGCGACGTCGTCGGCCGCCTCCTGCACCGTGCGCGCCGCCGGGCTGGGCACGTGCCAGGGCCGGCCGAACACCTCCGTCCCCGAACCCGACTCCGCTCCGGACCCCGCTCCCTCGCCCGCCCGGGCGCACACGAGGGCGGCGAAGCGTCCAACGTCCGGGATGTAGGTCCACGTGTGCGGGACGTCGGTGCGACCCACCGGCATGAGCGCCCGCCCGCCCGCCGCCACCCGGTCGACGACGACGTCGCCGAGGTAGCTCGTCATCCGCGTCGCCCCCGGGCCGACGTAGTCGCTCGAGCGCAGCTCGGTGACCCGCACCCGACCGGCGCGCTGGGCCTCGAGGGCGGTCAGCCACATGTCGGCGCGCAGCCGGCCCTTGCTGCCCGTCGCCGCGAGGGGCGTCCACTCGGTCATCGGCCCGGCGACCTCCCCGTACTGGTAGAGGTTGCCGATGACGACGAGGGCGGCGGCGGTGCGCTCCGCCGCTTCGAGCAGGGCGGCCGCGACCGGCGGCCAGTCGGCGTCCCAGCGGTCGTAGCTCGGGGGGTTGACGGCGTTGACGATGCTGTCGGCCCCCCGCGCCAGCTGGACGAGCCGCTCCGCGTCGCCGGCGTCGGCGGCCACGACGGTGACAGCCTCAGTACCCCCGGGCTCCTGCTCCCACGGTCGCTGCGTCACCCGCCCCGAGCGGGAGGCGAGGGTGACCGTGTGGCCCAGCGCGACGAGGTGGGCGGTGACCGACCGGCCGATGCCGCCGGCCCCGACGACGAGGTGGTGTCCCATGACTGCTCCTTGAATAAGTGTGAGCACCGCTCACACTTTGATCATGCACCCCGGACCGACGAAAGACAAGAGCACTGCTCACATTCACTGGTCGGATGCCGGTCGGTGTGGCAGCGTGGCCGCGTGACCGACGACGACGCGCAGACCTCCCCCGCCCCGGGCAAGCGCGCCCGACAGCGTCTCGAGATCGAGGCCGGCATCCTGCGGGTGGCCCGTGAGCACCTCGCCCGACAGGGGCCGGCGGGCCTCAGCCTCCGCGCCGTCGCCCGGGACCTCGGGATGGTCAGCTCGGGCATCTACCGCTACGTCGAGAGCCGCGACGACCTGCTCACGCGCCTCATCGTCGACGCCTACACCTCGCTCGCCCACGACGTCCTCGCCGCGCACGACGCGGTCGACCGCGACGACCTGTCGGGCCGGTGGCACGCCATCGGCCGGGCCCTGCGCGCCTGGGCGCTCGCGCACCCCCACGACTTCGCCCTCGTCTACGGCACCCCGGTGCCCGACTACGTCGCCCCCCGTGAACGCACCGTCGAGCCGGGGACGGCGGTGCTCGCCGCTCTCGTCCGGCTGCTCCACGACGCCCACCGGGCGAGGCGGCTCGACACGTCCGGCTGGGGCCGGCCTCCACGGGCCCACCCGGACGACGCCGACGCGCCCGGCGACCTGCCCCGTCGGGCGGTCGGCTGGATCCTCGACGACCCGATGCTGGCGGAGGTGGACGTCCCGGCCGCCGGCCTCGTCCGGGGGGTCGCCGCCTGGACCCTGCTCATCGGGGCGGTGACGGGAGAGCTCTTCCACCAGCTCGGCCCGGTGCCCGATCCCGAGGCCCTGTTCCACTGCCAGCTCGACGTCGGGGAGCAGCTCGTCCTCACCCCACCCCCATGATCCACAACGTTCTCCACAGTTGTGTGGACAACGTTGTGGACGGCGTCTCAGGCCGTCGTGAGCGGGACGACCGCCCCGACGACCCCCACCTGTGGACAGACCCTGTGGACGGCTGAGCGTGACGACCCCGTCGACGGCCGCGGCGCCGTCCACACCCCACCTCCTCACCGCAGGCGACGCACGCGACGGCCACCCACGAGTCCCCACACCCCGTGGGGACCGCCTGGGGCCGACCCCTCCCTGCCTGTGGAAAACCCGAGCCGGGATGGGGAGCCACTGGGGGCGACGACTCGCCGTCCACAACCCGACCCGGACACCGGTCCGTCGTCCACACCCGCATCCACAGGGCGAAACGC
This is a stretch of genomic DNA from Terracoccus luteus. It encodes these proteins:
- the dnaA gene encoding chromosomal replication initiator protein DnaA, whose product is MPGQSSPVSDPLRDLADSAPDLDGADLDGADVNGFHGFGGHGYLSDRHDARYGQQGQPGTNGYGDGSRQGGIPDGRDPRLHHLTGNPLDDRLRGGESGPLRHRPEPSAPADTRLNPKYTFDTFVIGASNRFAHAAAVAVAEAPAKAYNPLFVYGESGLGKTHLLHAIGHYARSMFPNVRVRYVNSEEFTNDFINSIRDDKASAFQARYRNVDVLLIDDIQFLQGKLQTQEEFFHTFNTLHNANKQIVITSDLPPKELSGFEDRMRTRFESGLLTDVQPPDLETRIAILRKKAIQDRMSVPDDVLEYIATNFSTNIRELEGALIRVTAFSNLNRQPVDLPLAEIVLKDVLPNETPNQVTAATIMAVSAAYYAVTMEDLCGSSRSRQLVTARQIAMYLCREMTDLSLPKIGQLFGGRDHTTVMHANKKIRELMSEKRAIYSQVTELTNRIRQQSH
- a CDS encoding RNA-binding S4 domain-containing protein, whose translation is MSIVDVTVSESPIRLGQFLKLAGLAEHGGHAKALLEAGEVRVNGEIEARRGRQLQPGDVVDVGGQQARPVA
- a CDS encoding TetR/AcrR family transcriptional regulator, whose product is MTDDDAQTSPAPGKRARQRLEIEAGILRVAREHLARQGPAGLSLRAVARDLGMVSSGIYRYVESRDDLLTRLIVDAYTSLAHDVLAAHDAVDRDDLSGRWHAIGRALRAWALAHPHDFALVYGTPVPDYVAPRERTVEPGTAVLAALVRLLHDAHRARRLDTSGWGRPPRAHPDDADAPGDLPRRAVGWILDDPMLAEVDVPAAGLVRGVAAWTLLIGAVTGELFHQLGPVPDPEALFHCQLDVGEQLVLTPPP
- a CDS encoding NAD-dependent epimerase/dehydratase family protein, coding for MGHHLVVGAGGIGRSVTAHLVALGHTVTLASRSGRVTQRPWEQEPGGTEAVTVVAADAGDAERLVQLARGADSIVNAVNPPSYDRWDADWPPVAAALLEAAERTAAALVVIGNLYQYGEVAGPMTEWTPLAATGSKGRLRADMWLTALEAQRAGRVRVTELRSSDYVGPGATRMTSYLGDVVVDRVAAGGRALMPVGRTDVPHTWTYIPDVGRFAALVCARAGEGAGSGAESGSGTEVFGRPWHVPSPAARTVQEAADDVARLTGHRPRRVLRLPRPVGTALGLVIPFFREVRETRHQFERPFVLDASEAERVFGFTATPWEQVLTETIADRVGPEALVGRERAASGA